Proteins encoded together in one Bradyrhizobium sp. CB82 window:
- a CDS encoding alcohol dehydrogenase — translation MKSFKVADFKAPLKEFDEPTPQPSGTQVLIRVKAAGVCHSDLHIWEGGYDLGHGRKPLSLRDRGIALPLTMGHETVGEVLAFGPDVKPSDQGDLKKGDITLVYPWIGCGKCATCLSGDENMCLTPRSLGVYCDGGYSDHMLVPHPRYLLNLRGLDPATSAPYACSGVTTYSALKKVEQHFDTPIVMFGAGGLGLMALSLLKAMGGKGAIMVDIDAKKREAAEKAGALATVDPKAADALEQLARKAGGPIRAVIDLVGNAATTQLGFDCLTKGGKLVIVGLFGGGATWALPLIPIKAVTIQGSYVGNLRETQELLDLVRSKKVPPIPVTTLPLHKANDALVQLQQGAVVGRTVLTP, via the coding sequence ATGAAGAGCTTCAAGGTCGCCGATTTCAAAGCGCCGCTGAAGGAATTCGACGAGCCGACGCCGCAGCCCTCGGGCACGCAGGTGCTGATCAGGGTGAAGGCGGCCGGCGTCTGTCATAGCGACCTGCACATCTGGGAAGGCGGCTATGATCTCGGTCACGGCCGCAAGCCGCTCTCGCTGAGGGATCGCGGCATCGCGCTACCCCTGACGATGGGCCATGAGACGGTCGGTGAGGTTCTTGCGTTCGGCCCGGACGTGAAACCATCCGATCAGGGCGACCTCAAGAAGGGCGACATCACCCTCGTATATCCCTGGATCGGCTGCGGCAAATGCGCGACGTGTCTTTCCGGTGACGAGAACATGTGCCTGACGCCGCGCTCGCTCGGCGTCTATTGCGACGGCGGCTATTCCGATCACATGCTGGTGCCGCATCCGCGCTATTTGCTCAATCTCAGAGGACTCGATCCCGCCACCTCGGCGCCCTACGCCTGCTCCGGCGTGACCACCTACAGCGCGCTGAAAAAAGTCGAGCAGCATTTCGACACGCCGATCGTGATGTTCGGCGCCGGCGGCCTCGGCCTGATGGCGCTGTCGCTGCTCAAGGCGATGGGCGGCAAAGGCGCGATCATGGTCGATATCGATGCGAAGAAGCGCGAGGCGGCCGAGAAGGCCGGCGCGCTAGCGACCGTCGATCCCAAGGCGGCGGATGCGCTGGAGCAACTCGCCAGGAAGGCAGGCGGCCCGATCCGCGCGGTGATCGATCTCGTCGGCAACGCCGCGACCACCCAGCTCGGCTTTGACTGCCTGACCAAGGGCGGCAAGCTCGTCATCGTCGGCCTGTTCGGTGGCGGCGCCACCTGGGCGCTGCCGCTGATCCCGATCAAGGCGGTGACGATCCAGGGCAGCTATGTCGGCAATTTGCGCGAGACGCAGGAGTTGCTCGACCTTGTTCGGTCCAAGAAAGTGCCGCCGATTCCGGTGACGACATTGCCGCTCCACAAGGCCAACGACGCGCTCGTGCAATTGCAGCAGGGTGCAGTGGTTGGACGCACGGTGCTGACGCCGTAG
- a CDS encoding oligopeptide/dipeptide ABC transporter ATP-binding protein: MLRRPVATGEPPSPIAPPSGCRFRTCCPRADQRCAAEMSELREVAPGQLAACHHPLT; encoded by the coding sequence ATTCTCCGGCGGCCAGTCGCCACGGGCGAGCCGCCATCGCCGATCGCGCCGCCGTCCGGTTGCCGCTTTCGCACCTGCTGTCCGCGCGCGGATCAGCGATGCGCGGCGGAGATGTCTGAGCTGCGCGAGGTCGCGCCCGGCCAGCTCGCGGCTTGCCATCATCCGCTGACGTAG